A window of the Sandaracinaceae bacterium genome harbors these coding sequences:
- the nadD gene encoding nicotinate (nicotinamide) nucleotide adenylyltransferase has translation MSERIAVYGGSFDPPHIAHVLVAAWALSMGEVDRVLVLPTLAHALGKSAGASFEQRVSMCERAFAALPGASVDTLERELGAPSRTLHTLEALRRRHPSASFRLVIGSDILRETHRWFRWEDVASLAPPLVVGRAGYVTDDEASLVMPEVSSSRIRAALLEGESVDSWVPAEVRAFIGAHGLYGAESP, from the coding sequence GTGAGCGAGCGCATCGCCGTGTACGGGGGCAGCTTCGACCCCCCACACATCGCGCACGTGTTGGTCGCCGCGTGGGCCCTCTCGATGGGCGAAGTCGATCGCGTGCTGGTGCTTCCAACGCTGGCGCACGCGCTCGGGAAGTCCGCAGGCGCGAGCTTCGAGCAGCGGGTCAGCATGTGTGAGCGGGCGTTCGCGGCGCTGCCTGGTGCCTCGGTGGATACACTCGAACGCGAGCTGGGCGCGCCCTCGCGCACGCTCCACACGCTCGAGGCGCTGCGACGGCGGCACCCGTCGGCCAGCTTCCGCCTCGTGATCGGCAGCGACATCCTGCGAGAGACGCACCGCTGGTTCCGCTGGGAGGACGTCGCCTCACTGGCGCCGCCACTCGTGGTGGGTCGGGCAGGCTACGTGACGGACGACGAGGCATCGTTGGTCATGCCGGAGGTGAGCTCTTCGCGCATCCGCGCTGCCCTCTTGGAGGGAGAGTCCGTCGACTCGTGGGTCCCCGCCGAGGTGCGGGCCTTCATCGGCGCGCACGGACTGTACGGCGCGGAGTCGCCATGA
- a CDS encoding DUF2520 domain-containing protein — protein sequence MTLTVLVVGRGKVAAGLRRATRRKADLQIRERSHGRVRDADIAWAEIVLLAVPDGAIRATAEALAPRVGRVPVLHLSGNRPVSEAAACSQHGALHPLSSFASKRAPPDLTGTYFAVAGTPTAKRAGVRVARALGGHVLHATDPSVALQGPAYHAAAAVVANGAAALAASGVDILTRLGVARARAQRAVAALLRTVADNVEDVGVPSALTGPVMRGDASTVAAHRLALQQLGGRSAEVYDAAALAVLGCAIDAGLTSAEARAVRAALGPDGAPASSRAPRGRGASGRPGHR from the coding sequence ATGACCCTCACCGTGCTCGTCGTGGGGCGCGGCAAGGTGGCGGCTGGCCTACGCCGCGCCACGCGACGCAAGGCCGACCTCCAGATCCGCGAACGGTCACACGGGCGAGTCCGAGACGCCGACATCGCGTGGGCCGAGATCGTCTTGCTGGCGGTCCCCGACGGGGCCATCCGCGCCACTGCCGAGGCCCTCGCGCCGCGCGTTGGTCGCGTCCCGGTGCTTCACCTGTCTGGTAACCGCCCGGTGTCGGAGGCCGCGGCGTGCTCCCAGCATGGCGCGCTGCACCCTCTCTCCTCGTTCGCGTCCAAGCGTGCACCGCCCGACCTCACCGGCACGTACTTCGCGGTGGCGGGGACACCGACCGCCAAACGCGCGGGTGTGCGGGTGGCGCGCGCGCTGGGAGGCCACGTGTTGCACGCGACCGACCCGTCCGTCGCGCTACAAGGGCCGGCCTACCACGCTGCGGCCGCCGTGGTGGCCAACGGCGCTGCTGCGCTCGCAGCGAGTGGCGTCGACATCCTCACGCGGCTCGGCGTAGCCCGCGCTCGCGCGCAACGCGCCGTGGCCGCCCTGCTGCGGACGGTCGCAGACAACGTCGAGGACGTGGGTGTCCCCTCCGCGCTGACCGGCCCCGTGATGCGCGGGGACGCCAGCACGGTGGCTGCCCATCGCCTCGCGCTCCAGCAACTGGGTGGACGCAGCGCCGAAGTGTACGACGCCGCCGCGCTCGCGGTCCTCGGCTGCGCCATCGACGCAGGGCTCACCAGCGCGGAGGCGCGCGCCGTACGCGCGGCGCTGGGCCCTGACGGCGCGCCCGCCTCCTCACGCGCCCCGCGCGGGCGGGGCGCATCCGGACGACCCGGCCACCGCTGA
- a CDS encoding ATP-dependent Clp protease ATP-binding subunit: MHRERDTGPLLAASGLHEAVLLGLLSRDLGESASSVQRAFERAHKLAAAQGRGASGLHLLEAILRDRRAAAARALADAGVDVDRLVTVVCEATGLGTRLAPAAPALPSTPQRAPLRAPPPPRPRTPATDPRGRQPVAQRQPTDPRPKARRGRPSEFPADPSTRNAARIHAVDIVEAASGVHALPAAPTEPFALDEELCPMLAQLGRNLTALAAAGAIDPVIGREAEVERLLDILARRRGNNPVLVGPPGVGKTSVVEALALRLVEGGDAVRGLEDRLLIELSAGALVSGTGVRGALSERLRVLKEEVARTEGRVVLFIDEIHAVIGGGEGPDDLAHELKAALARGELPCVGATTEAEYRKYFERDPALTRRFSAVYVDEPTPEHTIAILAGIAPRYELHHAVAYDPDALRAAVELSVRYLPDRRLPDKAIGVLDLAAARVRRRGGDVVDDIAVASVISEEARVPLDRLLLRDSDKLLALEEHLGRLVVGHARPLTRIADALRKGAAGFGGKRPLSTFLLLGPTGVGKTETAKAISEIFFPGTPMTRLDMSELSEAHAVAKLLGAPPGYLGHDEGGQLTEPVRRRPYQLVLLDEIEKAHPEVLLTMLPMLDEGRLTDARGRTVDFTNTIIVMTSNLGASMSVAQSSAPRIGFGGGGSADAAERSVETRAIAAARASLPPELWNRIDEPLWFGALTESDVREIARRMLEGLAMRLMAERHHHLRWDDTTITALMAAGGFEPTLGARPMKRVVGRLVESPLAEMMLRGDFMAGETVRLSGRGSEVLLTREGGECDAAQ; this comes from the coding sequence ATGCACCGGGAACGCGACACTGGGCCGCTCTTGGCCGCGTCCGGGCTCCATGAAGCCGTCTTGCTCGGGCTGCTGTCACGGGACCTCGGGGAGTCGGCGTCGAGCGTTCAGCGCGCCTTCGAGCGCGCGCACAAGCTCGCGGCTGCGCAGGGCCGCGGTGCGAGCGGGCTGCACTTGCTGGAGGCGATCCTGCGCGACAGGCGCGCCGCCGCCGCGCGCGCGCTCGCGGACGCGGGCGTGGACGTGGACCGGTTGGTCACCGTCGTGTGCGAGGCCACTGGGCTGGGCACGCGCCTCGCCCCGGCTGCCCCGGCGCTACCCAGTACGCCGCAGCGGGCGCCGCTGCGTGCCCCTCCGCCACCTCGCCCCCGGACGCCGGCGACGGATCCTCGTGGTCGGCAGCCGGTCGCCCAGCGTCAGCCCACCGATCCGCGACCCAAGGCGCGCCGTGGGCGTCCGTCGGAGTTCCCGGCCGACCCCTCGACGCGCAACGCAGCTCGCATCCACGCCGTGGACATCGTCGAGGCCGCGTCGGGCGTCCACGCGCTGCCCGCAGCGCCGACGGAGCCCTTCGCGCTCGATGAAGAGCTCTGCCCGATGCTCGCGCAGCTCGGACGCAACCTGACCGCCCTCGCCGCGGCTGGCGCGATCGACCCCGTCATCGGGCGCGAAGCCGAGGTCGAACGCTTGCTCGACATCCTCGCGCGACGACGCGGGAACAACCCCGTCCTGGTGGGTCCGCCAGGCGTGGGGAAGACCTCGGTGGTCGAGGCGCTGGCCCTGCGCTTGGTCGAAGGGGGCGACGCCGTGCGTGGGCTCGAAGACCGCCTGTTGATCGAGCTGAGCGCCGGCGCGCTCGTGTCCGGCACCGGGGTCCGCGGCGCCCTCTCCGAGCGCCTCAGAGTGCTGAAGGAGGAGGTCGCTCGCACCGAGGGGCGCGTGGTGCTGTTCATCGACGAGATCCACGCCGTCATCGGCGGCGGTGAGGGCCCGGACGATCTGGCCCACGAGCTGAAGGCGGCGCTGGCACGGGGCGAACTGCCTTGTGTGGGCGCCACGACGGAGGCCGAGTACCGCAAGTACTTCGAGCGCGACCCCGCGCTGACCCGACGCTTCTCGGCGGTCTACGTCGATGAGCCCACGCCCGAGCACACCATCGCCATCCTCGCGGGCATCGCGCCTCGCTACGAGCTCCACCACGCCGTGGCCTACGATCCGGACGCGCTGCGCGCCGCCGTGGAGCTGAGCGTGCGGTACCTGCCCGACAGGCGCCTGCCCGACAAGGCCATCGGCGTCCTCGACCTCGCCGCCGCGCGGGTGCGGCGACGCGGGGGCGACGTGGTCGACGACATCGCCGTGGCCAGCGTCATCTCCGAGGAGGCGCGCGTCCCGCTCGACCGGCTGTTGCTGCGCGACTCCGACAAGCTGCTGGCACTGGAGGAGCATCTCGGGCGTCTCGTCGTGGGTCATGCGCGCCCGCTCACGCGGATCGCCGATGCACTCCGCAAGGGCGCGGCGGGTTTCGGAGGGAAGCGACCGCTCAGCACGTTCCTGCTGCTCGGGCCCACCGGCGTCGGCAAGACCGAGACGGCCAAGGCCATCAGCGAGATCTTCTTCCCGGGGACGCCCATGACGCGCCTGGACATGAGCGAGCTGAGCGAGGCGCACGCCGTCGCCAAGCTGTTGGGTGCGCCTCCGGGCTACCTCGGACACGACGAGGGGGGACAGCTCACCGAGCCCGTGCGCCGCCGTCCGTACCAACTCGTGTTGCTGGACGAGATCGAAAAGGCGCACCCCGAGGTGCTCCTGACGATGCTGCCCATGCTCGACGAAGGGCGCCTGACGGACGCCCGCGGGCGCACAGTGGACTTCACGAACACCATCATCGTCATGACGTCCAACCTGGGCGCGTCCATGAGCGTGGCGCAGAGCAGCGCGCCGCGTATCGGGTTCGGCGGTGGTGGCAGCGCCGACGCCGCGGAGCGCTCCGTGGAGACGCGCGCGATCGCCGCAGCGCGCGCATCGCTGCCCCCCGAGCTCTGGAACCGCATCGACGAGCCGCTCTGGTTCGGCGCGCTGACGGAATCTGACGTGCGCGAGATCGCGCGGCGCATGTTGGAGGGGCTGGCGATGCGTTTGATGGCGGAGCGGCACCACCACCTGCGGTGGGACGACACCACCATCACCGCGTTGATGGCCGCCGGGGGCTTCGAGCCGACGCTGGGCGCCCGCCCCATGAAGCGTGTGGTGGGACGTCTGGTGGAGAGCCCGCTGGCAGAGATGATGCTCCGCGGCGACTTCATGGCGGGCGAGACGGTACGCTTGAGTGGTCGTGGGAGTGAGGTCCTGCTGACCCGCGAGGGCGGTGAGTGCGACGCGGCGCAGTAG